The Setaria italica strain Yugu1 chromosome IX, Setaria_italica_v2.0, whole genome shotgun sequence genome has a window encoding:
- the LOC101777436 gene encoding metacaspase-1 has product MMPRKTHITSDIFHLMFKFNTRPVGMASARAAAAKSWCGHCGMSLAAPSRPGSSVRCTFCHRVTRVVERHRGVGEGEGALALAAAASPLRADPAGLEVPAGYPGVSGKKKRALLVGVSYRGTAHELKGTVNDVKEMRRLLCGKFGFPGDCILELTENERDPSRVPTRENLLRAMRWLVDGCSSGDSLVFHFSGHGVQKLDMNDDEVDGYNEALCPVDFERSGKILDDEINATIVRPLGRGVKLHAIVDTCHSGTILDLPYLCRLSRTGYWQWENHNRPSGTPKIPNGGLAISISGCSDDQKSADASGFSESSSSIGAMTDSFVKAVEAEPGTTYGRLLSAMRARIRDGQGSRRLPGRLGSFVRWMIPSSSLQEPQLCSSDMFDIYRKPFLL; this is encoded by the exons ATGATGCCGCGCAAAACGCACATCACTTCTGACATCTTCCACCTCATGTTCAAGTTCAACACGAGGCCGGTCGGCATGGCGagcgcgagggcggcggcggcgaagtcgTGGTGCGGCCACTGCGGCATGAGCCTCGCCGCGCCGTCCAGGCCCGGGTCCAGCGTCCGGTGCACATTCTGCCACCGGGTGACGCGCGTGGTCGAGCGCCACCGCGGcgtgggcgagggcgagggcgccCTGGCGCTCGCGGCCGCAGCCTCGCCGCTGCGGGCCGACCCCGCGGGGCTCGAGGTCCCGGCGGGCTACCCCGGCGTGAGCGGCAAGAAGAAGCGCGCGCTCCTCGTCGGCGTCAGCTACAGGGGCACCGCGCACGAGCTCAAGGGCACGGTCAACGACGTGAAGGAGATGAGGCGCCTCCTCTGCGGCAAGTTTGGGTTCCCCGGCGACTGCATCCTGGAGCTCACTG AGAACGAGAGGGACCCGAGCAGGGTGCCGACGAGGGAGAACCTGCTGCGGGCGATGCGGTGGCTCGTGGACGGCTGCAGCAGCGGCGACTCGCTGGTGTTCCACTTCTCCGGGCACGGCGTACAGAAGCTGGACATGAACGACGACGAGGTGGACGGGTACAACGAGGCGCTGTGCCCGGTGGACTTTGAGCGGAGCGGCAAGATCCTCGACGACGAGATCAACGCCACCATCGTCCGGCCGCTGGGCAGGGGCGTGAAGCTCCACGCCATCGTGGACACCTGCCACAGCGGCACCATCCTCGACCTCCCCTACCTCTGCCGCCTCTCCAG GACGGGGTACTGGCAGTGGGAGAATCACAACCGGCCTAGTGGGACGCCGAAGATCCCCAACGGCGGCCTGGCCATCTCCATCAGCGGCTGCAGCGACGACCAGAAGTCCGCAGACGCCAGC GGATTTTCTGAGTCTTCGTCTTCGATCGGCGCCATGACGGACAGCTTCGTCAAGGCCGTGGAGGCGGAGCCGGGGACGACGTACGGGCGGCTGCTGAGCGCGATGAGGGCGAGGATCCGCGACGGCCAGGggagccgccgcctccccggaaGGCTCGGCTCCTTCGTCCGCTGGATGATCCCGTCCAGCAGTTTGCAG GAGCCTCAGCTGTGCTCTTCAGATATGTTTGACATCTACAGGAAGCCGTTCCTCCTCTGA